In a single window of the Oncorhynchus tshawytscha isolate Ot180627B unplaced genomic scaffold, Otsh_v2.0 Un_contig_993_pilon_pilon, whole genome shotgun sequence genome:
- the LOC121845619 gene encoding mpv17-like protein, with the protein MNVLKIRKVVLKEAVKRFPWLANVTLYGCLFAGGDFVHQMIAQREEMDWKHTRNVAIVAISFHGNFNYFWLRALESRFPGKSPGMLFRKLLLDQSFASPLATSVFYTGVSFLENKDDVFEDWREKFLNTYKTGLMYWPFMQFLNFILMPLYLRTVFMGCCAFLWATFLCFSRQSGDGTASVALAFVLYPKQRLQAAREAHLARQKQKEEEEQQQSTGN; encoded by the exons ATGAACGTGTTGAAAATTAGGAAAGTCGTATTAAAAGAAGCGGTTAAACGCTTTCCATGGCTTGCCAACGTTACTCTGTATGGCTGCCTGTTTGCCGGCGGCGACTTTGTTCATCAAATGATCGCACAAAGAGAAGAGATGGACTGGAAACACACCAGAAATGTTGCCATAGTGGCCATCAGCTTCCATGGAAACTTTAATTATTTCTGGTTACGGGCTTTGGAAAGCCGTTTCCCGGGAAAATCTCCCGGAATGCTCTTCCGCAAACTGCTCCTGGACCAAAGTTTTGCATCACCCTTGGCAACGAGTGTCTTCTACACAG GAGTGAGTTTCTTGGAGAATAAAGACGACGTCTTCGAGGACTGGAGAGAAAAGTTCCTCAACACGTACAAG ACTGGACTCATGTACTGGCCTTTCATGCAG ttCCTAAACTTCATCCTGATGCCTCTGTACCTGAGGACAGTCTTCATGGGCTGCTGTGCGTTCCTGTGGGCCACCTTCCTGTGTTTCTCCCGGCAGAGTGGGGACGGTACGGCCAGCGTGGCCCTCGCCTTCGTCCTGTATCCCAAACAGAGGCTGCAGGCCGCCCGGGAGGCCCACCTCGCCCGCCAGAaacagaaagaagaggaggaacagcagcagaGCACTGGCAACTAA